A genomic segment from Thermodesulfobacteriota bacterium encodes:
- a CDS encoding chemotaxis protein CheW, producing MEAAGRSYLVVGVEGEEFGLDVGRVRTVVEYREPTPVPGRPGPLVGALNHHGELLPVASLAALLGRKPRIDPLRSVIVVVNWDDALLGLLVERSHGLLTPLERTRLTHVLGRWDGPYLEHTLETEGRRIHVLDLGALLADVARRL from the coding sequence GTGGAAGCGGCCGGCCGGTCTTATCTGGTGGTGGGGGTCGAGGGGGAGGAATTCGGCCTCGACGTGGGGCGGGTGCGCACCGTGGTGGAGTACCGGGAGCCCACGCCGGTGCCCGGCCGGCCCGGCCCCCTCGTGGGGGCCCTCAACCACCACGGAGAGCTCCTCCCGGTGGCGTCGCTGGCGGCCCTGCTGGGACGAAAGCCCCGGATCGATCCCCTGCGCTCGGTCATCGTGGTGGTGAACTGGGACGACGCCCTCCTCGGGCTCCTGGTGGAGCGCAGCCACGGGCTGCTCACCCCCCTGGAACGCACCCGGCTCACCCACGTGCTCGGCCGCTGGGACGGCCCCTACCTGGAGCACACCCTCGAGACGGAAGGCCGCCGCATCCACGTGCTCGACCTCGGCGCGCTCCTGGCCGACGTGGCCCGCAGGCTCTGA
- a CDS encoding response regulator yields the protein MGAGGEAGARVLVVDDAPFLRRRLRDILEAAGHRVVAEAEDGDQALALYEEHLPDVVTLDLVMPRRDGLETLRALRARHPDAAVIVCTSLSGEPALLEAVRLGACDYVLKPVSPGRLLEAVAKALEAVRRARGPRPQGAGAGGGAAPGAPEGRKP from the coding sequence ATGGGCGCGGGCGGCGAGGCGGGGGCACGGGTCTTGGTGGTGGACGACGCGCCGTTTCTGCGGCGCCGGCTGCGCGACATCCTCGAGGCGGCCGGCCATCGGGTGGTGGCCGAGGCGGAAGACGGGGACCAGGCCCTGGCCCTGTACGAGGAGCACCTGCCCGACGTGGTGACGCTCGACCTTGTGATGCCGCGCCGCGACGGCCTGGAGACCCTGCGGGCGCTGCGGGCGCGCCACCCGGACGCCGCGGTCATCGTGTGCACGTCCCTCTCGGGCGAGCCCGCCCTGTTGGAGGCCGTGCGCCTGGGTGCCTGCGACTACGTGCTCAAGCCCGTGAGCCCAGGGCGTCTCCTGGAAGCCGTTGCCAAGGCACTGGAGGCCGTGCGCCGAGCCCGGGGGCCCCGGCCACAGGGCGCCGGTGCCGGCGGCGGAGCGGCGCCCGGCGCCCCGGAAGGCAGGAAACCGTGA
- a CDS encoding chemotaxis protein CheA, protein MERYRTLFLDESAKHLQAVEERMLSSEPFDRPALDAVFREMHSLKGMAASMGYAAMATLSHRLEDLLDGRRKAGGDLPEAVRDLCLRVCDRLGEMRDDVAAGGRAELDWSDLARRLEEVEAAEGEPGGAGDEGRRVRVLLAPDCGSPAARAYLVLLRFREEDPAVTSRPTEAEILGGGPVSHLDLTLHGLGRDEVEAVYAELTEVAGLEFPGEGIELDPEADELLLPVPGRSEEGEEEPRDPVPAASREEPRVRLPETVQVPVGLLDEFVDLLGEMTISRGHLEATARTLGSELLKEEVNRLGGLVRSFHERVMGLRMLPFSLLSGTLKRLVREHAAQLGKEVDLVLSGEEIGMDKSILLQVSDPLVHLLRNALDHGLEAPEERRQKGKPGRGRIRVAVARARNRVEVAVSDDGRGIDAEAVRRQAVERGIFREEESRRLSNTEIFSCLFRPGFSTRSAVTELSGRGVGLDVVKTKADALGGALVLTSTPGAGTEVRLSLPLSVAIVPVLLVGVGSSALALPTASVVRTVEAQPRDVRRKDGRHVLLTEEGQVPILSLARVLRLQGRRRFDRLPLVLAQTGSGAVALAVDRFLREEDLFIKPLRGPLRALQGLSGYSVLGDGRLVFLLDPPTLLRGGD, encoded by the coding sequence ATGGAGCGCTATCGAACCCTCTTCCTCGACGAGAGCGCAAAGCACCTCCAGGCGGTGGAGGAGCGCATGCTCTCTTCCGAGCCCTTCGACCGGCCCGCCCTGGACGCGGTCTTTCGCGAGATGCACAGCCTCAAGGGCATGGCCGCCTCCATGGGGTACGCCGCCATGGCCACCCTCTCCCACCGCCTGGAGGACCTCCTGGACGGGCGGCGCAAGGCAGGGGGAGACCTGCCCGAGGCCGTCCGGGATCTGTGCCTGCGGGTGTGCGACCGCCTGGGGGAGATGCGCGACGACGTGGCCGCCGGGGGACGGGCCGAGCTGGACTGGTCCGACCTCGCCCGGCGCTTGGAGGAGGTGGAGGCGGCCGAGGGGGAGCCCGGCGGCGCCGGCGACGAGGGACGGCGGGTCCGGGTCCTCTTGGCGCCCGACTGCGGCTCGCCGGCGGCCCGCGCCTACCTGGTGCTGCTGCGGTTTCGGGAGGAGGACCCGGCGGTGACCTCCCGGCCCACGGAGGCCGAGATCCTGGGGGGCGGGCCCGTATCCCACCTGGACCTGACCCTCCACGGGCTCGGGCGCGACGAGGTGGAGGCGGTGTACGCCGAGCTCACCGAGGTGGCCGGGCTGGAGTTTCCGGGGGAGGGAATCGAGCTCGACCCGGAGGCGGACGAGCTCCTCCTCCCCGTGCCGGGCAGATCGGAAGAGGGGGAAGAGGAGCCCCGGGATCCGGTGCCGGCGGCCTCTCGGGAGGAGCCGCGGGTGCGGCTGCCCGAGACGGTGCAGGTTCCGGTCGGCCTCCTGGACGAGTTCGTGGACCTCCTGGGAGAGATGACCATCTCCCGGGGTCACCTGGAGGCCACGGCCCGGACCCTGGGCTCCGAGCTCCTCAAGGAGGAGGTCAACCGCCTCGGCGGCCTGGTGCGCTCCTTCCACGAGCGGGTGATGGGACTGCGGATGCTCCCCTTCTCCCTCCTCAGCGGCACCCTCAAACGCCTGGTGCGCGAGCACGCGGCCCAGCTCGGCAAGGAGGTGGATCTCGTGCTCTCGGGGGAGGAGATCGGGATGGACAAGTCCATCCTTCTCCAGGTCTCCGACCCCCTGGTCCACCTGCTGCGAAACGCCCTGGACCACGGGCTCGAAGCCCCCGAGGAGCGCCGCCAGAAGGGGAAGCCGGGGCGGGGACGCATCCGGGTGGCCGTGGCCCGGGCGCGCAACCGGGTGGAGGTGGCGGTCTCGGACGACGGGAGGGGCATCGACGCCGAGGCCGTGCGCCGGCAGGCGGTGGAGCGGGGAATCTTCCGGGAGGAGGAGAGCCGGCGCCTGTCCAACACCGAGATCTTCTCGTGCCTGTTCCGCCCCGGCTTCAGCACCCGTTCGGCGGTCACCGAGCTCTCCGGCCGCGGCGTGGGCCTGGACGTGGTGAAGACCAAGGCCGACGCCCTGGGGGGCGCCCTGGTGCTCACCTCCACCCCGGGGGCGGGCACCGAGGTGCGCCTGAGCCTGCCCCTTTCCGTGGCGATCGTCCCGGTGCTCCTGGTCGGCGTGGGCTCGAGCGCGCTCGCCCTGCCCACGGCGAGCGTGGTGCGCACCGTGGAGGCCCAGCCCCGCGACGTGCGCAGGAAGGACGGCCGCCACGTCCTCCTGACCGAGGAGGGCCAGGTGCCCATCCTGAGCCTGGCCCGCGTGCTCCGGCTCCAGGGCCGCCGGCGCTTCGACCGGCTGCCCCTGGTGCTCGCCCAGACCGGGAGCGGGGCGGTCGCCCTGGCCGTGGACCGCTTCCTGCGGGAGGAAGACCTCTTCATCAAGCCCCTGCGCGGCCCCCTGCGGGCCCTCCAGGGCCTGTCGGGCTACAGCGTGCTGGGCGACGGCCGCCTGGTCTTCCTCCTGGACCCCCCGACGCTCCTGCGGGGCGGGGACTAG
- a CDS encoding MFS transporter: MIAPRTRWGLVLLVVAVGVCAAFQIGKVPPALAELQGSLGISLVVGGWVISTYSAVGALCGVAMGALGDRLGYRRTVLFGLSCIGAGSLLGSAAPGPGWLLASRVLEGLGFILVVVSAPSLIFQLARPSDLGVAFGLWSCFMPVGTSAMMLASPALLSLFGWRGVWACNGVLLLAMAAAFHRATRGLPGRGALRAAAPGSLWSNVRAVVSFPGPVLLAGSWCMYTTTYMVLMGFLPTLLMADGRTRAAAAALTAAAVAVNAAGALGGGWLLKHGAPRWGLMVLSGAVSGLCMPVIYGSGTAPWLRYGLCVLFSAVGGLQPASVLGGAPLYAPSPTAVATTNGFVNQCSYLGMVLGPPAAAALASASGGWHNTPWILSSGAAVWISCALLLRSIRPRTEATARR; this comes from the coding sequence GTGATTGCCCCCCGCACCCGCTGGGGCTTGGTGCTCCTGGTCGTGGCCGTGGGCGTGTGCGCGGCGTTCCAGATCGGCAAGGTGCCCCCGGCCCTCGCGGAGCTCCAGGGCAGCTTGGGGATCAGCCTCGTGGTGGGCGGCTGGGTGATCTCGACCTACAGCGCCGTGGGGGCGCTGTGCGGCGTCGCCATGGGGGCGCTGGGCGACCGCCTCGGGTACCGCCGTACGGTGCTCTTCGGACTCTCGTGCATCGGGGCGGGCAGCCTGCTCGGGAGCGCGGCGCCGGGCCCCGGCTGGCTCCTGGCGAGCCGGGTGCTCGAGGGCCTGGGCTTCATCCTGGTGGTCGTTTCTGCGCCGTCGCTCATCTTCCAGCTCGCGCGGCCGTCGGATCTGGGGGTCGCGTTCGGTCTGTGGAGCTGCTTCATGCCCGTGGGCACCTCGGCGATGATGCTGGCCTCCCCGGCGCTCCTGTCGCTCTTCGGGTGGCGCGGGGTGTGGGCCTGCAACGGCGTCCTCCTGCTCGCGATGGCGGCCGCGTTCCACCGCGCCACCCGAGGCCTCCCGGGCCGCGGGGCCCTTCGCGCCGCGGCGCCCGGCAGCCTCTGGAGCAACGTGCGCGCGGTGGTCTCGTTCCCCGGGCCGGTGCTCCTCGCGGGGTCGTGGTGCATGTACACGACGACCTACATGGTCCTGATGGGGTTTCTGCCCACCCTGCTCATGGCCGACGGCCGTACCCGGGCCGCCGCCGCGGCCCTCACGGCCGCCGCGGTGGCGGTGAATGCGGCGGGCGCCCTGGGCGGCGGGTGGCTGCTGAAGCACGGGGCGCCTCGCTGGGGCCTGATGGTCTTGAGCGGCGCCGTGAGCGGCCTGTGCATGCCGGTAATCTACGGGTCGGGGACCGCACCGTGGCTGCGCTACGGCCTGTGCGTCCTCTTCTCGGCGGTCGGCGGGCTCCAGCCGGCGTCGGTCCTCGGGGGCGCACCCCTCTATGCGCCGTCGCCCACCGCGGTTGCGACGACCAACGGTTTCGTCAACCAGTGCTCCTACCTCGGGATGGTGCTCGGCCCTCCCGCCGCAGCAGCCCTCGCCTCGGCCAGCGGCGGGTGGCACAACACCCCTTGGATCCTCTCCTCGGGCGCGGCCGTCTGGATCTCCTGCGCGCTCCTGCTCCGGAGCATTCGCCCCCGCACCGAAGCCACCGCCCGCCGATGA